In the Muricauda sp. MAR_2010_75 genome, one interval contains:
- the serA gene encoding phosphoglycerate dehydrogenase, translated as MVETGRKYVFDFDSTLTRVEALDVLAEMTLQGNPKREEIVAEIQHITNLGIDGDISFTESLERRIRLLNANKSDLDNLVVELRQKISKSIASNKEFFHEFSDDIYVISCGFKEFIDPIVAEYNIPSNRVYANTFTFDETGNITGFDETNVLASHNGKIECLKRLDLDGEVQVIGDGYSDYVMREAGIAHKFFAYTENVHREKATNNADHVAPNLDEFLFVNDLPRNLSYPKNRIKILLLENVHPAAFENLSEEGFSVELVKHSLPEEELIERIKGVHVLGIRSKTLVTQKVLDAANKLMVVGAFCIGTTQIDLEYSKKKGVVVFNAPYSNTRSVVELAIGQIIMLMRNIFTRSTEIHNGEWNKTAANSREVRGKNLGIVGYGNIGKQMSVLAEAMGMRVYYYDVADQLALGNAVKCSTLEDLLSISDVVTLHIDDNKANKNFIGEREINQMKDGAMLINLSRGFVVDIDALAAALKSGKLGGAAVDVYPSEPRSNGEFSTPLQGLSNVILTPHIGGSTEEAQRDIADFVPNKIMDYINSGNTVDAVNFPNIRLPKQNKAHRFLHIHKNVPGIMAKINEVLAKYGLNISGQYLSTDPDVGYVITDLDKEYDKEVVKALKNVENTIKFRVLY; from the coding sequence ATGGTGGAAACGGGTCGAAAATATGTTTTTGATTTTGACAGCACCCTTACCCGGGTAGAGGCGTTGGATGTATTGGCCGAGATGACCCTTCAGGGAAATCCCAAACGAGAGGAAATTGTTGCTGAAATTCAGCATATTACCAATTTGGGTATTGATGGTGACATTTCTTTTACGGAATCCCTTGAGAGGAGAATCCGTCTGTTGAACGCCAACAAAAGTGATTTGGACAATTTAGTGGTGGAACTCCGTCAAAAAATATCCAAATCCATTGCCTCGAACAAGGAGTTCTTCCATGAATTTTCCGATGATATTTATGTGATATCCTGTGGTTTTAAGGAATTTATCGACCCCATTGTTGCGGAGTACAATATTCCTTCGAATCGCGTTTATGCCAATACATTTACTTTTGATGAAACGGGAAACATCACTGGATTTGATGAGACCAATGTTTTAGCTTCCCACAACGGAAAAATAGAATGCTTAAAACGACTTGACCTCGATGGTGAGGTCCAGGTCATCGGCGATGGCTACAGCGATTATGTAATGCGCGAAGCGGGAATTGCCCATAAGTTTTTTGCTTACACTGAAAATGTGCACCGTGAAAAGGCCACAAACAATGCCGACCATGTTGCACCTAACTTAGATGAATTTTTATTTGTGAACGATTTGCCAAGAAACCTTTCCTACCCTAAAAATAGGATCAAGATCCTTTTACTTGAGAATGTACACCCAGCCGCTTTTGAAAATCTATCGGAAGAAGGCTTTTCTGTTGAACTTGTAAAACACAGCCTTCCCGAAGAAGAGCTCATTGAGCGTATCAAGGGCGTGCATGTTTTGGGCATCCGTTCCAAGACCCTAGTAACCCAAAAGGTTTTGGACGCTGCCAATAAATTGATGGTGGTTGGTGCGTTTTGTATTGGAACCACCCAAATCGATTTAGAATACAGCAAGAAAAAGGGCGTCGTGGTCTTTAATGCGCCTTATAGTAATACTCGTTCTGTGGTGGAGCTCGCCATAGGACAAATTATTATGCTCATGCGTAATATTTTTACGCGAAGCACTGAGATTCACAACGGAGAATGGAACAAAACTGCTGCCAATTCCCGAGAAGTGCGTGGTAAAAACTTGGGTATTGTAGGGTACGGTAATATCGGAAAACAAATGTCCGTTTTGGCCGAAGCCATGGGTATGCGGGTCTACTATTATGACGTAGCCGACCAGCTAGCCTTGGGTAATGCGGTTAAATGCAGCACTTTGGAAGATTTGCTTTCCATTTCGGATGTGGTTACATTACATATTGATGATAATAAAGCCAATAAGAACTTTATTGGTGAGCGGGAAATCAACCAAATGAAGGATGGTGCCATGCTCATTAACCTTTCCAGAGGGTTTGTAGTGGACATTGATGCTTTGGCTGCTGCTTTAAAGAGTGGAAAATTGGGCGGTGCCGCGGTAGACGTATATCCATCCGAACCACGAAGCAATGGCGAATTTTCAACCCCGTTGCAAGGTTTGTCCAATGTGATTCTAACACCGCACATTGGTGGAAGCACTGAAGAGGCCCAGCGAGACATTGCAGACTTTGTTCCCAATAAGATTATGGATTACATCAACTCTGGAAATACAGTTGATGCCGTGAATTTCCCAAATATCAGGTTGCCAAAACAAAACAAGGCGCATCGCTTCTTGCATATCCATAAGAATGTTCCTGGTATCATGGCCAAGATCAATGAAGTGTTGGCCAAATACGGTTTAAACATTTCAGGACAATACTTATCCACAGACCCTGATGTAGGTTATGTGATCACCGATTTGGACAAGGAATATGACAAAGAGGTGGTCAAGGCCCTTAAAAATGTGGAAAACACCATTAAGTTTAGAGTACTTTATTAG
- a CDS encoding isoprenylcysteine carboxylmethyltransferase family protein — protein MKMKVPPAVIMLIFGGLMYVLDRFLPVGEFEFFGKQELAMFLFGLGFLVILISVIQFFVTKTTVDPLNLGKTRKLVTTGIYNFTRNPMYLGMLLFLLAFGLKLGNAFNTLLAAGFVYWMNHFQIKPEEEVLLEKFGKEYSIYCKLTRRWF, from the coding sequence ATGAAAATGAAAGTGCCACCAGCGGTAATAATGCTGATTTTTGGAGGGTTAATGTATGTTTTGGACCGATTTTTACCTGTAGGTGAGTTCGAATTCTTCGGGAAACAAGAACTCGCCATGTTTCTGTTTGGACTTGGATTTTTGGTTATTTTAATATCCGTAATCCAATTTTTTGTCACAAAAACCACTGTCGACCCATTGAACCTTGGTAAAACAAGAAAATTGGTGACCACCGGCATTTATAACTTCACACGAAACCCTATGTATTTGGGAATGCTTCTTTTTCTGTTGGCCTTTGGTCTAAAGCTGGGAAATGCCTTTAACACGTTATTGGCGGCTGGTTTTGTATATTGGATGAACCATTTTCAGATCAAACCGGAAGAAGAGGTGTTGTTGGAAAAGTTCGGCAAGGAATATAGCATTTACTGCAAGCTCACACGAAGGTGGTTTTAA